The DNA segment TATCTTTAGTAATTGTAACCTTGTCACATGTTCCAAGCATTTCAAGAGTTGCTTGCTCAAGTTTCAATCCTTTTTCTTCGCTGATAACAAGTCCACCTGTCAAAACTGCTATATCTTCAAGCATTGCCTTACGACGATCGCCGAAGCCTGGAGCTTTAACTGCACAAATCTTAAGATTACTACGGAGACGGTTAACTACCAATGTTGTCAATGCCTCTGAATCAACATCCTCTGCTATTACTAACAATGGGCGTCCGCTCTCAGCTGCAGGCTGAAGAATTGGCAAGAAGTCTTTCAGATTACTAATTTTCTTATCATAGATTAAAATGTAAGGATTTTCCATAACACACTCCATTTTATCAGCGTTTGTTACAAAATATCCACTCAGGTAGCCACGATCAAACTGCATACCTTCAACTACGCCGATGTGCGTATCGCGACTTTTGCTTTCCTCAATAGTGATAACACCATCTTTAGAAACCTTGCGCATTGCATCTGCAAGTAACTTACCTATTTCAGGATCATTATTAGCACTTACTGTAGCTACTTGCTCAATCTTATCGTAATTATCTTCTACTTTCTCTGAGTTATTCTTGATATAGTTTACAACTCCGGCAACTGCTTTATCAATACCTTTTTTCAAATCCAGAGGATTTGCTCCTGCTGTAACATTTTTCAGACCTTCCTGAATAATAGCCTGAGCAAGTATTGTAGCTGTTGTTGTACCATCTCCGGCATCATCACCTGTTTTGCTAGCGACACTTTTAACGAGCTGTGCACCTGTATTTTCAAAACGGTCTTCCAACTCTATTTCTTTTGCTACGGTTACGCCATCCTTTGTTATTTGAGGAGCTCCGAATTTCTTTTCGATAACTACATTACGTCCTTTAGGACCTAAAGTTACCTTAACTGCATTTGCTAATTTATCAACTCCACTTTTCAATGAGTCGCGTGCATCTGTATCAAAAACTATTTCTTTAGCCATAATTGTTTGTCTATTAAAAAATTAATTATTAACTGATTACTTTTCTATTTTTGCCAAAACA comes from the Xylanibacter oryzae DSM 17970 genome and includes:
- the groL gene encoding chaperonin GroEL (60 kDa chaperone family; promotes refolding of misfolded polypeptides especially under stressful conditions; forms two stacked rings of heptamers to form a barrel-shaped 14mer; ends can be capped by GroES; misfolded proteins enter the barrel where they are refolded when GroES binds) → MAKEIVFDTDARDSLKSGVDKLANAVKVTLGPKGRNVVIEKKFGAPQITKDGVTVAKEIELEDRFENTGAQLVKSVASKTGDDAGDGTTTATILAQAIIQEGLKNVTAGANPLDLKKGIDKAVAGVVNYIKNNSEKVEDNYDKIEQVATVSANNDPEIGKLLADAMRKVSKDGVITIEESKSRDTHIGVVEGMQFDRGYLSGYFVTNADKMECVMENPYILIYDKKISNLKDFLPILQPAAESGRPLLVIAEDVDSEALTTLVVNRLRSNLKICAVKAPGFGDRRKAMLEDIAVLTGGLVISEEKGLKLEQATLEMLGTCDKVTITKDNTTIVNGAGEKKLIDERVAQIKNEIANTTSSYDKEKLQERLAKLAGGVAVLYVGANSEVEMKEKKDRVDDALCATRAAIEEGVVAGGGTTYIRALECLKDVKGVNADEQTGVKIVERAIEEPLRQIVFNAGGEGAVVVQKVREGKGDFGYNARTDSYEDMRKAGVIDPAKVARVALENAASIAGMFLTTECLVVDKAEDKPQMPMGNPGMGGMM